A genomic region of Dreissena polymorpha isolate Duluth1 chromosome 4, UMN_Dpol_1.0, whole genome shotgun sequence contains the following coding sequences:
- the LOC127878702 gene encoding uncharacterized protein LOC127878702, with protein METCLAPGDTWNMCADKKKMSFDLVSCSTKVAYASVAVSCIDSVPGTAETYVTVYNGGAVDNSTLFQFACFALSNDMTKASVAPGYCRKSQTSSSWPIDVATNNEIGGTLDVTNTYETCREYAFVLKANYIGCLCLSLLLKKVHLVK; from the exons ATGGAGACGTGCTTAGCGCCAGGCGACACCTGGAACATGTGCGCCGACAAAAAGAAAATGTCTTTCGACTTAGTGTCTTGTTCCACAAAGGTTGCCTACG CTTCCGTTGCGGTGAGCTGTATTGACTCGGTTCCCGGCACCGCAGAGACTTACGTCACAGTGTACAACGGTGGGGCCGTCGACAATAGCACCTTATTCCAGTTCGCGTGCTTT GCCCTCTCGAATGACATGACGAAGGCGTCCGTGGCCCCTGGTTATTGCCGGAAGTCCCAGACATCATCTAGTTGGCCCATCGACGTCGCCACCAATAACGAGATAGGGGGGACGTTAGACGTTACGAATACCTACG AGACCTGCCGTGAGTATGCATTTGTATTGAAAGCAAACTATATTGgttgtttatgtttaagtttGCTGTTAAAAAAAGTACACTTAGTAAAGTGA